In one window of Arachis ipaensis cultivar K30076 chromosome B06, Araip1.1, whole genome shotgun sequence DNA:
- the LOC107645791 gene encoding uncharacterized protein LOC107645791, with translation MFGCECFWWNTNNINNTEPSQLYSSFAQPQPFSLPAPLPDWPQGGAFSSGRISLGQLEVVKITNFERVWCCTQGFIFYRPLEIPDGFHCLGHYCQSNVQPLRGYVLVAGETALEPEPEVNHYSSNSPVSESPALRKPINYSLIWSAESPDGGCGYFWLPNPPAGYKAMGIVVTSIPDEPDVEEVRCVRKDLTEVCETCDLLITMDSKFSKNSFHVWNTQPYRRGMLGRGVAVGTFFCSTYADSGIVFDIACLRNLDSTLHAMPNLSQIHALIKHYGPTMYFHPDEVYLPSSVQWFFKDGALLYSQGSEKGKNIEYDGSNLPSGGTNDGLFWIDLPTDDDARDNLKKGNIESAKLYVHVKPALGGTFTDIAMWVFCPFNGPATLKVGLLNIEMSKIGEHVGDWEHFTLRVSNFTGELWSMFFSQHSGGEWVDAFELEFIEGTNKPIVYSSKHGHASYPHEGTYLQGISISRLGIGARNDAAKSDLVVDSSTKYEIVAAEYLGAVEEPCWLQYMREWGPSIVYDSRSEIDKLIDMLPVFVRFSVENLFELFPTELYGEEGPIGPKGKANWLGDEICS, from the exons ATGTTTGGGTGTGAATGCTTTTGGTGGAATACTAATAACATTAATAATACTGAACCTTCTCAACTCTACTCTTCTTTTGCTCAACCTCAACCATTCTCTCTGCCTGCACCTCTTCCCGATTGGCCACAAG GTGGTGCTTTTTCCAGTGGAAGAATAAGCCTTGGACAATTAGAAGTTGTAAAAATAACCAATTTTGAGAGAGTTTGGTGCTGCACACAGGGTTTCATATTCTACAGACCTTTGGAGATTCCTGATGGTTTTCACTGCCTTGGACACTACTGCCAATCTAATGTGCAGCCATTGCGAGGATATGTTCTTGTGGCTGGTGAAACTGCTTTGGAACCTGAACCTGAAGTTAATCATTATTCTTCAAATAGCCCTGTGTCAGAATCTCCGGCTCTAAGAAAGCCAATTAACTACTCTTTAATATGGAGTGCTGAGTCACCGGATGGTGGATGTGGTTATTTCTGGTTGCCAAATCCTCCGGCGGGTTATAAAGCAATGGGCATTGTAGTTACTAGCATACCGGATGAACCTGACGTTGAAGAAGTTAGATGCGTGCGAAAGGATTTGACAGAAGTTTGTGAGACTTGTGATCTGTTAATAACAATGgactcaaaattttcaaaaaactcaTTTCATGTTTGGAACACACAACCTTATAGAAGAGGTATGTTAGGTAGAGGTGTAGCTGTTGGGACATTCTTCTGCAGCACCTATGCTGATTCTGGCATAGTGTTTGATATTGCTTGCCTGAGGAATCTTGATTCCACCTTACACGCCATGCCGAATCTAAGCCAAATTCATGCACTTATTAAGCATTATGGTCCGACCATGTACTTCCATCCTGATGAGGTATACTTGCCATCATCTGTGCAATGGTTTTTCAAGGACGGAGCACTTCTGTATTCACAAGGCAGTGAGAAGGGTAAGAATATTGAGTACGATGGTTCGAACTTACCAAGTGGAGGAACAAACGACGGCTTATTTTGGATAGATTTGCCTACAGATGATGATGCCAGAGATAATCTCAAGAAGGGAAACATAGAGAGTGCAAAACTGTATGTTCATGTAAAACCAGCATTGGGAGGAACATTTACTGATATTGCAATGTGGGTGTTCTGTCCCTTCAATGGACCTGCCACCCTTAAGGTGGGTTTGTTGAACATTGAGATGAGTAAGATAGGAGAACATGTAGGTGACTGGGAGCACTTTACCCTCCGTGTAAGTAACTTCACTGGAGAGCTATGGTCAATGTTCTTCTCTCAGCATAGTGGCGGCGAATGGGTGGATGCATTCGAGTTGGAGTTCATTGAAGGGACTAACAAACCAATTGTTTATTCATCAAAGCATGGGCATGCTAGCTACCCTCATGAAGGTACTTACCTTCAGGGGATATCTATATCCAGACTTGGAATCGGAGCTCGGAATGATGCTGCAAAAAGTGATCTTGTTGTGGATTCAAGCACAAAGTATGAGATTGTTGCGGCGGAGTATCTTGGAGCCGTAGAGGAACCATGTTGGTTGCAGTATATGAGAGAGTGGGGTCCTAGCATTGTGTATGACTCACGTTCTGAGATAGACAAGCTGATAGATATGCTGCCTGTGTTTGTTAGATTTTCTGTGGAGAATTTATTTGAATTGTTTCCAACCGAGCTTTATGGTGAGGAGGGACCAATTGGTCCAAAGGGGAAAGCCAATTGGTTAGGAGATGAAATATGCAGCTAG